From Arthrobacter sp. FW306-2-2C-D06B, a single genomic window includes:
- a CDS encoding TetR/AcrR family transcriptional regulator, with amino-acid sequence MPKIVDHEKRRLELVEATWRIIASRGIEGATMREIATEAGFANGALKPYFPTKDDLLTFAFSHIFNQTNTRMGSSTAGLRGLPALRSYCHEILPLDAERLNEARIAIAFWQRALTDPAKAALHDSSMEQWREALFDKLREARELGELKEGLNDDDIVGGIMTFALGAQITATLTPEHHSADQLRSQLETYISLISSEKGDLVATAGPKGSA; translated from the coding sequence GTGCCGAAGATCGTAGACCACGAAAAACGCCGGCTGGAGCTTGTCGAAGCGACGTGGCGGATCATCGCCAGCAGGGGGATCGAGGGTGCCACGATGCGGGAAATTGCCACGGAGGCAGGGTTTGCCAACGGGGCGCTCAAGCCGTACTTCCCCACGAAGGATGACCTGCTGACGTTTGCCTTCTCGCACATTTTCAACCAGACGAACACTCGTATGGGCAGCTCCACTGCAGGCCTTCGGGGCCTGCCTGCATTGCGCAGCTATTGCCATGAAATATTGCCGCTCGACGCCGAGAGGCTCAACGAGGCGCGAATCGCGATCGCCTTCTGGCAACGCGCCCTCACGGACCCGGCGAAGGCCGCCTTGCACGATTCCTCAATGGAGCAATGGCGTGAAGCCCTGTTCGACAAGCTCCGTGAAGCCAGGGAACTCGGCGAACTGAAGGAGGGGCTGAACGACGACGACATCGTCGGCGGGATCATGACGTTCGCGCTCGGTGCCCAGATCACGGCCACGCTGACGCCGGAACACCACTCGGCGGATCAGCTACGGTCCCAACTGGAGACCTATATATCCCTCATTTCATCCGAAAAGGGCGATCTCGTGGCAACGGCGGGCCCGAAAGGTTCCGCTTAG
- a CDS encoding bifunctional aldolase/short-chain dehydrogenase, whose product MNMQNTTNETVEDLITRSNRLGADKRNTNFAGGNTSAKGTGTDPVTGEDVELLWVKGSGGDLGTLKAANLAVLRLDRLQALKAVYPGVVREDEMVAAFDFCLHGKGGAAPSIDTAMHGLVDAAHVDHLHPDSGIAIATAVDGEALTSKIFGNKVVWVPWRRPGFQLGLDIAAIKEANPQAIGTILGGHGITAWGESSEEAEANSLWIIEQAEKFIAENGKAAPFGAKLPGYAALPEAERRAKAAALAPAIRGLASADMPQVGHFSDDARVLEFLEGAEHPRLGALGTSCPDHFLRTKVKPLVLDLPADAGIEESVARLKELHAAYREDYQAYYDRHADADSPALRGADPAIVLVPGVGMFSYGKDKQTARVAGEFYLNAINVMRGAEAISSYAPIEESEKFRIEYWALEEAKLARMPKPKSHATRIALVTGAASGIGKAIATRLAAEGACVVIADLNLDNARAVATELGGADVAIGVQADVTDEAQVAAAIQEAVLAFGGLDLAVNNAGLSISKPLLETTEKDWDLQHNVMAKGSFLVSKAAAKVMIDQGMGGDIVYISSKNSVFAGPNNIAYSATKADQAHQVRLLAAELGEHGIRVNGINPDGVVRGSGIFAGGWGAKRAAVYGVNEQELGKYYAQRTLLKREVLPEHVANAAAVLTSNELSHTTGLHIPVDAGVAAAFLR is encoded by the coding sequence ATGAACATGCAGAACACAACTAACGAGACTGTTGAAGATCTGATCACCCGTTCCAACCGCTTGGGCGCGGATAAGCGGAACACGAACTTCGCTGGCGGGAACACCTCCGCGAAAGGCACCGGGACGGACCCGGTGACGGGCGAGGATGTGGAGTTATTGTGGGTGAAAGGTTCCGGCGGCGATCTGGGAACCTTGAAGGCAGCCAACCTGGCGGTGCTGCGGCTGGACCGGCTGCAGGCACTCAAGGCGGTTTACCCCGGCGTCGTGCGCGAAGATGAAATGGTGGCCGCCTTCGATTTCTGCCTGCACGGCAAAGGGGGCGCCGCTCCGTCGATCGATACCGCGATGCACGGCCTGGTTGATGCCGCGCACGTGGACCACCTGCATCCGGACTCGGGCATCGCGATCGCGACGGCGGTGGACGGCGAAGCGCTGACGTCCAAGATCTTCGGTAACAAGGTCGTGTGGGTTCCCTGGCGCCGGCCCGGGTTCCAGCTGGGACTGGACATCGCGGCGATCAAGGAAGCCAACCCGCAGGCCATCGGCACGATCTTGGGCGGACACGGCATCACCGCGTGGGGCGAATCGAGTGAGGAAGCGGAGGCGAACTCGCTCTGGATCATCGAGCAGGCCGAGAAGTTCATCGCCGAGAACGGCAAGGCCGCGCCTTTCGGGGCGAAACTCCCGGGCTACGCCGCGCTCCCTGAAGCCGAGCGTCGCGCGAAAGCGGCCGCGTTGGCCCCCGCCATCCGCGGCCTCGCTTCGGCCGACATGCCGCAGGTGGGCCACTTCAGCGACGACGCCCGCGTCCTGGAGTTCCTCGAAGGCGCCGAGCATCCCCGCCTGGGTGCGCTGGGCACCTCCTGCCCGGACCACTTCCTGCGCACCAAGGTCAAGCCCCTCGTCCTGGACCTGCCCGCCGACGCCGGCATCGAGGAGTCCGTGGCCCGCCTCAAGGAACTGCATGCCGCGTACCGCGAGGACTACCAGGCCTACTACGACCGCCACGCGGACGCGGATTCCCCGGCCCTGCGCGGCGCGGACCCGGCCATCGTCCTGGTCCCCGGCGTCGGGATGTTCTCCTACGGCAAGGACAAACAGACCGCCCGCGTCGCCGGGGAGTTCTACCTGAACGCGATCAACGTGATGCGCGGCGCCGAGGCCATCTCCTCCTACGCCCCGATCGAGGAATCCGAGAAGTTCCGGATCGAATACTGGGCCCTCGAGGAAGCCAAGCTCGCGCGGATGCCCAAGCCCAAGTCGCACGCCACGCGCATCGCGCTGGTGACCGGCGCGGCGTCGGGCATCGGCAAGGCGATCGCCACCCGCCTCGCCGCGGAAGGCGCCTGCGTGGTCATCGCCGACCTCAACCTGGACAACGCCCGCGCCGTCGCCACCGAACTCGGCGGCGCGGACGTCGCCATCGGCGTGCAGGCGGACGTCACCGACGAAGCCCAGGTCGCCGCCGCCATCCAGGAAGCCGTCCTGGCTTTCGGCGGACTGGACCTGGCGGTGAACAACGCCGGCCTGTCGATCTCCAAGCCCCTGCTGGAAACCACGGAGAAGGACTGGGACCTGCAGCACAACGTCATGGCCAAGGGCTCCTTCCTGGTCTCCAAGGCCGCCGCGAAGGTCATGATCGATCAGGGCATGGGCGGGGACATCGTCTACATTTCCTCCAAGAACTCGGTCTTCGCCGGCCCGAACAACATCGCCTACTCGGCCACCAAGGCAGACCAGGCCCACCAGGTCCGCCTGCTGGCCGCCGAGCTGGGCGAGCACGGCATCCGCGTCAACGGCATCAACCCCGACGGCGTGGTCCGCGGCTCCGGGATCTTCGCCGGCGGCTGGGGCGCCAAGCGCGCCGCCGTCTACGGCGTCAACGAGCAGGAACTGGGCAAGTACTACGCCCAGCGCACCCTGCTCAAACGCGAAGTCCTCCCCGAGCACGTGGCCAACGCGGCCGCCGTCCTCACCAGCAACGAACTCTCGCACACCACGGGCCTGCACATCCCGGTGGACGCCGGCGTCGCCGCGGCCTTCCTCCGATGA
- a CDS encoding primary-amine oxidase: MPAFAGLPGYGMTSAEDITAVRGILADAGLFDESIRIAYLGLLDPPRNAEAVDRRFRAFLHNVSSGAAQDIVVSVTHREVVSKVELDTSVTGELPIIEEEFEVVEEILAQDERWLKALAERKLDVSKVRVAPLSAGVFEYPEEKGRRILRGLAFVQQFPGDSAWAHPVDGLVAYVDVVGKTVDQVLDFGPVPVPEEHGNFTDPELTGAMRATQKPIHITQPEGPSFTLRDGNHVEWEKWSLDIGFDVREGVVLHNVAFDDGDRRRSILKRASIAEMVVPYGDPSPVRSWQNYFDTGEYLVGQYANSLELGCDCLGDITYLSPVVSDSFGRPREIRNGICMHEEDWGILAKHSDLWSGVNYTRRNRRLVISFFTTIGNYDYGFYWYLYLDGTIEFEAKATGVVFTSAHPGKGYPYASELAPGLGAPFHQHLFSARLDFAIDGLSNRVEEEDAVRVPMREGNERGNAFARRRTVLKNESEAVRESDMAAGRAWIISNPESLNRLGDPVGYKLHGQGHPMLLADPQSSIAQRAAFATKDLWVTRYDENERYPSGDFVNQHSGGAGLPSYIARNRDIDGQDIVVWHTFGLTHFPRPEDWPIMPVDTVGFKLRPEGFFDRSPVLDVPASKPAEGGHCHMEAQK, translated from the coding sequence ATGCCTGCGTTTGCCGGACTGCCTGGGTATGGAATGACCAGTGCCGAAGACATCACGGCGGTCAGGGGCATTTTGGCCGACGCCGGACTCTTCGATGAATCCATCCGGATCGCCTACCTTGGGCTGCTTGACCCACCGCGGAACGCGGAAGCGGTAGACCGTAGGTTCAGGGCGTTCCTGCACAACGTTTCATCCGGTGCCGCACAGGACATCGTGGTCTCTGTGACACACCGCGAAGTCGTCTCGAAAGTGGAGCTCGACACCTCGGTGACGGGCGAGCTTCCGATCATCGAAGAAGAATTCGAGGTTGTTGAAGAGATCCTCGCCCAGGATGAGCGATGGCTCAAGGCGTTGGCTGAGCGGAAGCTCGATGTCAGCAAGGTCAGGGTCGCTCCACTGTCGGCCGGGGTCTTCGAGTACCCGGAGGAGAAAGGCCGCCGGATTCTGCGCGGCTTGGCTTTCGTCCAGCAGTTCCCCGGGGACAGCGCCTGGGCCCACCCCGTGGATGGGCTGGTTGCCTACGTCGACGTCGTCGGCAAGACGGTCGACCAGGTCTTGGATTTCGGACCGGTTCCAGTGCCGGAAGAACACGGCAATTTCACGGACCCTGAGCTGACCGGAGCGATGCGCGCCACCCAGAAACCGATCCACATCACCCAGCCGGAAGGTCCGAGCTTCACGCTCCGGGACGGCAACCACGTCGAGTGGGAGAAATGGAGCCTGGACATCGGCTTCGATGTCCGGGAAGGCGTCGTTCTCCACAATGTAGCGTTCGACGACGGCGATCGCCGCCGCAGCATCCTCAAGCGGGCTTCGATCGCCGAAATGGTGGTCCCGTACGGCGATCCCTCCCCCGTGCGCTCCTGGCAGAACTACTTCGATACCGGCGAATACCTCGTGGGGCAATACGCCAACTCGCTCGAGCTCGGCTGCGATTGCCTCGGCGACATCACTTACCTCAGCCCGGTAGTGAGCGACTCGTTCGGCCGCCCACGGGAAATCCGCAACGGCATCTGCATGCACGAGGAGGATTGGGGCATCCTCGCCAAGCACAGCGACCTCTGGAGCGGCGTGAACTACACGCGCCGGAACCGCAGGCTCGTCATCAGCTTCTTCACCACCATCGGCAACTACGACTACGGCTTCTACTGGTACCTCTACCTCGATGGCACCATCGAGTTCGAAGCAAAGGCCACCGGCGTCGTCTTCACGAGCGCCCACCCCGGAAAGGGCTACCCGTACGCCTCGGAACTCGCCCCGGGCCTGGGGGCTCCCTTCCACCAGCACCTCTTCAGCGCCCGGCTGGACTTCGCCATCGACGGCTTGAGCAACCGGGTCGAGGAAGAGGACGCCGTCCGCGTACCCATGAGAGAAGGAAACGAGCGCGGCAACGCCTTCGCCCGCCGTCGGACTGTCCTCAAGAACGAATCGGAGGCCGTCCGTGAGTCCGACATGGCGGCCGGGCGGGCCTGGATCATCTCCAATCCCGAATCACTCAACCGCCTGGGCGACCCCGTGGGGTACAAACTCCACGGCCAAGGACACCCCATGCTCCTGGCCGACCCCCAATCATCCATCGCCCAGCGTGCCGCCTTCGCTACGAAGGACCTGTGGGTGACGCGCTATGACGAAAACGAGCGCTACCCCAGCGGCGACTTCGTCAACCAGCACTCCGGAGGAGCCGGACTGCCGTCCTACATTGCCCGCAACAGGGACATCGACGGACAAGACATCGTCGTGTGGCACACCTTCGGGCTGACCCACTTCCCCCGCCCCGAGGACTGGCCGATCATGCCCGTCGACACGGTGGGTTTCAAACTGCGCCCCGAAGGCTTCTTCGATCGGAGCCCCGTCCTCGACGTGCCCGCGTCGAAGCCCGCTGAAGGCGGCCACTGCCATATGGAGGCCCAAAAATGA
- a CDS encoding LacI family DNA-binding transcriptional regulator has translation MPIGPGAKLTDVAALARVSVGTVSNVLNRPEQVSFDKRTRVLAAIEELGFVRNESARSLRSGSTRSLGMLVLDVRNPFFTDVALGAENVAEEHKHSLILANSAENAGREQAYLDLFEQQRVQGVLITPFGNVLERLEKMRTRGIPSVLVDRLANADQFCSVSVDDVAGGATALDHLVSVGSVRPAFVGGPFTLQQVEDRYRGAADAAQRAGVPLQLFETPDLKFERGRQIGDLIWNLQPPKRPDAVFAANDQLALGLLQSFAANGLRVPEDIAIVGFDDIDFASQSSIPLSSISQPRQLIGVRAAQLLFDEIDDEPGHVHSQVVFTPELVARQSTLRR, from the coding sequence GTGCCAATCGGCCCGGGAGCAAAGCTGACAGATGTCGCTGCCCTTGCGCGGGTTTCGGTCGGCACAGTGTCGAACGTCCTCAACCGGCCCGAGCAAGTGTCGTTCGACAAACGGACCCGCGTTCTTGCCGCCATCGAGGAGCTGGGATTCGTCCGCAACGAATCAGCCCGCTCGCTGCGGTCCGGATCCACGAGGAGCCTCGGGATGCTGGTCTTGGACGTGCGCAACCCCTTCTTCACGGATGTCGCTTTGGGGGCTGAAAACGTCGCCGAAGAACACAAGCACTCCCTGATCCTGGCCAATAGCGCCGAAAACGCCGGGCGTGAGCAGGCATATCTGGACCTGTTCGAGCAACAACGCGTCCAAGGCGTTTTGATCACTCCGTTTGGGAACGTCCTTGAACGCCTGGAGAAGATGCGCACCCGGGGCATCCCCTCCGTGCTCGTGGACAGGCTCGCAAACGCGGATCAGTTCTGCTCGGTTTCGGTGGACGACGTCGCCGGCGGGGCGACCGCCCTGGACCATCTCGTCAGCGTTGGTTCGGTACGTCCGGCATTCGTCGGCGGCCCCTTCACGCTGCAGCAGGTCGAGGACCGCTACCGGGGTGCAGCCGACGCGGCGCAACGGGCGGGCGTCCCCCTTCAATTATTCGAAACGCCCGATCTGAAATTTGAGCGCGGGCGCCAAATTGGCGATCTCATCTGGAATCTCCAGCCGCCCAAGCGGCCGGACGCCGTGTTTGCGGCGAACGACCAACTGGCGCTCGGGCTCTTGCAGTCCTTCGCGGCCAACGGGCTCCGCGTGCCAGAGGACATCGCCATCGTCGGGTTCGACGACATCGATTTCGCCTCCCAATCGAGCATCCCGCTCAGCTCCATCAGTCAACCGAGGCAGCTGATCGGCGTGCGTGCCGCCCAGCTGCTTTTCGACGAAATCGACGACGAACCCGGCCACGTACACAGCCAAGTGGTGTTCACGCCGGAACTCGTGGCGAGGCAGAGCACACTTCGCCGCTAA
- a CDS encoding rhamnulokinase encodes MSGQANAGGVFAAVDIGASSGRVMLGRVTGGRAGLEQAVSLETVHRFPNGVVELDGGLHWDFDALFEEVLTGLAAAAETAAASGERIASIGIDTWAVDYGLVDASGSLRTQPLSYRDERGRTAVADVHKVVDQARLYATSGLQFLQFNTLYQLATERELHGVQALLIPDLIAFKLSGQRRTEATNASTTGLFDAVAGEWAIEFFKALGLPKNLFPAIIQPGETVGTLLPEVAARTGLTAETAVVAVGSHDTASAVAAVPAAQEDFAYISSGTWSLVGVELDSPVLDEASRLANFTNERGVDGTIRYLRNVGGLWLLSECQRTWAAEGHRRELAALLESAAALPAGSPQINADDPAFIAPDNMPDRIRSAVRAGGAVLPDRPAAVVRCILDSLAAGYARTLARAEELSGKRTSVVHIVGGGSQNRLLCQLTADATGKTIVAGPVEATALGNVLVQARAAGVVTGGLSELRALVRASVGLESYEPK; translated from the coding sequence ATGAGCGGACAGGCCAATGCGGGCGGCGTTTTCGCCGCGGTCGATATCGGAGCGTCCTCGGGCCGGGTCATGCTCGGCCGGGTCACCGGCGGACGGGCCGGACTCGAACAGGCGGTCTCGCTCGAAACTGTGCACCGTTTCCCCAACGGCGTCGTAGAGCTCGACGGCGGACTCCACTGGGACTTCGACGCCCTGTTCGAGGAGGTGCTCACGGGACTTGCGGCGGCCGCGGAAACGGCCGCCGCAAGCGGGGAGCGGATCGCCAGTATCGGCATCGATACGTGGGCCGTTGACTACGGACTCGTGGATGCCTCCGGGAGCCTGCGGACCCAGCCGCTCAGCTACCGCGACGAGCGCGGCCGCACCGCCGTCGCGGACGTCCACAAGGTAGTGGACCAGGCGCGGCTTTATGCCACCAGCGGACTGCAGTTCCTGCAGTTCAATACGCTCTATCAGCTCGCCACCGAACGTGAGCTGCACGGCGTCCAGGCGCTGCTCATCCCGGACTTGATCGCGTTCAAGCTCAGCGGACAACGCCGTACCGAGGCCACGAATGCTTCCACCACCGGGCTTTTTGACGCCGTCGCGGGGGAGTGGGCCATAGAATTCTTCAAGGCACTCGGCTTGCCCAAGAACCTGTTCCCTGCCATCATCCAGCCAGGCGAGACCGTAGGCACGCTGCTACCGGAGGTGGCAGCCCGGACGGGCCTCACAGCAGAGACGGCCGTGGTTGCCGTGGGATCGCATGACACCGCCTCTGCCGTGGCAGCCGTTCCGGCCGCGCAGGAAGACTTCGCCTACATTTCCTCCGGGACCTGGTCCCTCGTGGGTGTGGAATTGGACAGCCCGGTCCTCGATGAAGCAAGCCGCTTGGCCAACTTCACCAACGAGCGCGGCGTCGACGGCACCATCAGGTACCTGCGCAACGTCGGCGGCCTGTGGTTGCTCAGCGAATGCCAACGCACCTGGGCCGCCGAAGGGCATCGACGGGAACTAGCCGCGCTCCTGGAGTCCGCGGCGGCACTTCCTGCCGGAAGCCCCCAGATCAACGCCGACGATCCTGCGTTCATCGCGCCGGACAACATGCCGGACCGTATTCGCTCTGCGGTTCGAGCCGGCGGTGCCGTCCTGCCGGACCGGCCGGCCGCCGTCGTGCGCTGCATCCTGGACAGCCTCGCAGCCGGCTACGCCAGGACCCTGGCACGCGCCGAGGAACTGTCCGGCAAGCGGACGTCGGTGGTCCACATCGTGGGCGGCGGATCCCAGAACAGGCTCCTGTGCCAACTCACCGCTGATGCCACCGGCAAGACGATTGTGGCCGGTCCCGTGGAAGCCACGGCTCTCGGAAACGTACTGGTCCAGGCCCGGGCGGCCGGAGTGGTTACGGGAGGCCTGTCTGAACTTCGGGCACTGGTGAGGGCCAGTGTCGGCCTTGAAAGCTACGAGCCGAAATAA
- the rhaI gene encoding L-rhamnose isomerase → MNTTETALGRLGELAIEVPSWAYGNSGTRFKVFGTPGTPRTIQEKLADAGKVHELTGLAPTVALHIPWDKVDDYSALRAYAESLGVGLGTINSNTFQDDEYKYGSLTSSDAAVRRRAIDHHLECIDIMHATGSRDLKVWLADGTNYPGQDDMRGRQDRLAESLQEIYAGLGETQRLVLEYKFFEPAFYHTDVPDWGTSYAQTLALGEKAFVCLDTGHHAPGTNIEFIVMQLLRLGKLGSFDFNSRFYADDDLIVGAADPFQLFRIMHEVIRGGGFGKESGVALMLDQCHNLEEKIPGQIRSVLNVQEMTARALLIDTDALAEAQREGDVLAANGIFNDAFYTDVRPMLAQWRESRGLPADPMTAFKASGYQKKINEDRVGGQQAGWGA, encoded by the coding sequence ATGAACACCACGGAAACGGCCCTGGGCCGCCTCGGGGAACTGGCCATCGAGGTTCCCTCGTGGGCCTATGGCAACTCGGGCACGCGATTCAAGGTGTTCGGTACACCCGGCACCCCGCGGACCATCCAGGAGAAGCTGGCCGACGCCGGGAAAGTCCACGAACTGACGGGCCTTGCCCCGACAGTGGCATTGCACATCCCCTGGGACAAGGTGGATGACTACTCCGCCCTGCGCGCGTACGCAGAGAGCCTTGGCGTCGGACTGGGAACGATCAACTCGAACACGTTCCAGGACGATGAGTACAAGTACGGCTCCCTGACGTCCTCGGACGCGGCTGTGCGCCGCCGGGCGATCGACCACCACCTGGAGTGCATCGACATCATGCATGCCACCGGCTCCCGGGACCTGAAGGTCTGGCTGGCCGACGGCACCAACTATCCCGGCCAGGACGATATGCGTGGCCGCCAGGACCGCTTGGCTGAATCCCTGCAGGAGATTTACGCGGGCCTCGGAGAAACCCAGCGCCTGGTCCTGGAGTACAAGTTCTTCGAGCCGGCTTTCTACCACACCGACGTTCCGGACTGGGGTACCTCTTACGCCCAGACCCTCGCACTGGGGGAGAAGGCCTTCGTCTGCCTGGACACCGGCCACCATGCCCCGGGCACCAATATCGAGTTCATCGTCATGCAGCTCTTGCGGCTCGGCAAGCTCGGGTCCTTCGACTTCAATTCGCGCTTCTACGCCGACGACGACCTGATCGTCGGTGCAGCGGATCCCTTCCAGCTGTTCCGCATCATGCACGAGGTCATCCGCGGCGGCGGCTTCGGTAAAGAGTCGGGTGTTGCCCTGATGCTGGACCAGTGCCACAACCTGGAGGAGAAGATCCCCGGCCAGATCCGCTCCGTGCTCAACGTCCAGGAAATGACGGCACGCGCACTGCTCATCGACACCGATGCACTGGCCGAGGCGCAGCGCGAGGGGGATGTCCTGGCCGCGAACGGCATTTTCAACGATGCCTTCTACACCGACGTCCGGCCGATGCTGGCGCAATGGCGTGAATCGCGGGGCCTGCCCGCGGACCCGATGACGGCGTTCAAGGCCAGTGGCTACCAGAAGAAGATCAACGAGGACCGCGTGGGCGGCCAGCAAGCCGGATGGGGCGCATAA